The segment AACCTTGAACACTATACACATTGTCACAATGACTAACCTTGGACATTATACACATTGTCACACTGACTAACCTTGGACACTACACATTGTCACACTGACTAACCTTGGACACTATACACATTGTCACACTGACTAACCTTGGACGATATACATATTGTCACACTGACTAACCTTGGACGATATACACATTGTCACATTGACTAACCTTGAACACTATACACATTGTCACACTGACTAACCTTGGACGATATACACATTGTCACATTGACTAACCTTGAACACTATACACATTGTCACACTGACTAACCTTGGACGATATACACATTGTCACATTGACTAACCTTGGACACTATACACATTGTCACACTGACTAACCTTGGACGATATACACATTGTCACACTGACTAACCTTGGACACTATACCCACTGTCACACTGACTAACCTTGGACGATATACACATTGTCACACTGACTAACCTTGGACACTATACCCACTGTCACACTGACTAACCTTGGACGATATACACATTGTCACACTGACTAACCTTGGACGATATACACATTGTCACACTGACTAACCTTGGACGATATACACATTGTCACAGTCTTTTTGCCATTTGTTTTCGGAATCTTTCAAAGTTAATGTGTAGTTGTCCAGCATGACAGGATCAAAAGAGTCTTCACGATTACAATCCGCCACCGCCAACCTTAAACACTGGATATTGGCCTTCAGGTAGCTGGAGACATTGTTAGAGAATCATGAACAGATTTCTAGCATTTATTATAGGCCTAGAAGAAATTAATTAATGCAAGAGTTTctttaaatatatctatattatatcaagtcagtctgtctgggtggaatcccgcgaatgttatttctcccagtttttatttaagttgaaactttgcaggtcctcattgtcaatgacaaaaacatgaatcaataaaaaagataacaaAGTAGCAAATCAATtattcttaattattttattgtgttggtaccccgacaaaatagcgcagaaaaaatatatttcagtcattttgaaagaaatactttacaTATCGTAAAATAGGAATAGAgccaatattttaatgttatcattatttttcagtcattttgcaggaaacactttagatatcttcaaacataaatatgcaaacagtaaacaaaaattataataagctaaaatgaacaatctcaaaatatatcatttatttacattccaaaagtgtattttgaaaacaggcaaagatacttgtcagatttatacacacacacacacacacacaaactttcaccAAGTTAAATGGCTGGAAATGTCACCTAGAAATTCCCTCACTGCTTGAACggggtcaccacatttcaaaatcttatttttagtacgttatgcattttaaacattggtgaaaaaggggaatgatataaaatttaaagtacttttgttctctgcaaatatggcataaGTCCGCCCTATTTTGTctagcgctattttgtcgggaaatttggcgctattttgtcgacgctattttgtcggttcacctattttgttttatataaaaaaaattaataagctTAAGGTAAAAAAAGCCTTTGTAGAGAGTAAAATAGTTTGCAAAAAATTGTAAACTAACAATTGATAACtataaggcccaaggattcctatgatgacaaagctaaaattgaatagcgctaattctgaggtttcctaaaaaaaacaatagataactataaaactttctttttttaagtacctTCCATTCCAGAGGCTCAGGAACTGGAGTTCAAATTTAGACTCGAgcaactttattattttttttatgagcctttgaaaaggcagcacggaaacctcccagataccctaccccccttcccccaactggtccacaaaagagattggaccaagcGCCCTGAGCATtctttaagcatgaaagttgcgctacaCACAAACAATGGACCTGTGTGCTCTGggaaatattgttataaatagacctcattcaccaatcgtaaacaaacaacatttagccacgtggtgctctatctcttctatataatttacgatctcatgtttaattcatgatggttgtcacgttacagttttttttcattgttttatcaataagatctcGCTTTTTGGCGAAACTTGTTTATCGTACACCAAAAGATGCTAAATCTCTAGGGTACAGAATGGGATTTTGATGGCGCACTTTTCTCTGATTGACTTAAAATCATTGCTTCAAGTGCTCTAAAGAAGGTTTCATCAAATCCATTTCGGACATAACAAAAAACAGTCGAGACGTTTTCACactaactgtctttgtaatctttctttttattgattcttggtcagatacaagaaataattgtgcaccaTTTCCGCTTGattccgagattgggtgtgggagaaagaacgAGTCTACACTTTTACCGTATAGATGTCCACTGAAGGTTCGAGATGAAACGCATCCCTTTTATGGACAGGATTTTATTTCGTGGTCAGAATGAGGAATAGGCTCTTCACCGACCTCTTTGTCTGAAGACCTTCAACAAGATGATCATCCGTTAGGTCATGGGACACGGTACCTTAAGCCAACTCAATGTGTTCCTTCACCGACCTCTTTGTCTGAAGACCTTCAACAAGATGATCATCCGTTTGGTCATGGGACACGGTACCTTAAGCCAACTCAATGTGTTCCTTCACCCATGCGAGGCCGGAAGCCGAGCCCACGGCTGGTCCTCCATATTCCTATAATGTGCAATTGCCCCTGTCGGGGAGTCATCACCACCTGTATGACCCCCGTTGGGTATCGACGCAATGGGTATCGGACTGGTTAGCACGCCtttctcacatccccaccacgtgcaGGTACACTGGCTAGAACATATCTGTggggtagctcactgggagccctGTTTGCTCTCGTACTTGGCCTTTCCACTTCCCCgggcggacgtttccacggaggtgCCACGCAGAGGCGACGGGAGCATTTCCTCTGACAAATTTtttgttaccagacagacagacagacaaagtgagttgattttAGGTTTGatgctgatataagctttgtaaaaatgttcataCTTTTAATGTATCCTAAACCTTGAATCTTATTTAAtcagacattttgttttgtcgTAAGTTCTACAGCTGAGGGAAATGGTTTGGGAAGGTCACAATAGttaggaagaaaaaaacaatacaatacTACATGctgttttagaaatgttttttaaagtgtatttgATCTTAGTGTAGGGCGTGACTTACCCACAGGCTTCGAACACTCTGTCTTGCTCCATCGCTTCGGCAATCTTCTCCATATATATTCTACACTGACCTATATCTGCACACATGATCTCACCTGCATAAAATAGATTGTACTCAAATCTACTGAAAGACATTTTAACTATTGACATGATTATACTTTGTACAAACCAGAGACACGTAGTTTAGGTCTAGGGTactaacaaaaactttttttttttaattgaaaataaaaagttcaaaCGTAAAAgttgaacaaaacaaatatgctaGTTAAACGTTGTGCAATGCTAAACTTTGCTAGTTAAACGTTGTGCAATGCTAAACTTTGCTAGTTAAACGTTGTGCAATGCTAAACTTTGCTAGTTAAACGTTGTGCAATGCTAAACTTTGCTAGTTAAACGTTGTGCAATGCTAAACTTTGCTAGTTAAACGTTGTGCAATGCTAAACAAATGTTGAGAACGGTAATTCGTTACAAATTTCTATTAATAAAACgtagtccttttttttaaattctgaacaCTTATTGTCTAAATGTACGTTttgaagcaaaacaaaaacatgtgtGTCTCACAAGGCAGACTTAAGGAACAAAGGGAGGGAATTCAAAGCTGATCACCTACTGTGACAATTGTTTTGAAATTCTTCACGTCTGCTGAGTAAACTATTTTGAGCTGATGTCAGATGTAGTGACTTCCATTTCATGTTACTTTGACATTGATCTATTACTTCTTCTTGACACACTATTGTCCGGTTTAAAAGGCTGGAAAACAAAGAGGAAGTACCAATGAAAAGATGAACAAATAAAAGTACACAAGgaagataattatttttcaaaagtaCTCGGAAGAAGAATGGCGGTAAAAAGTGGGTGGCTTCTGCCCAGGCGGGCATTCATTTTTTACCGAGCTTATTTAAAGTTacttggtctgtctgtctggtaaaactcTTGTTGTACACATGATTTCTCTAACTTTACATTCTAGGATACAAAAGATAATTTGCACATTTAATCACTGTCAATGacaacagatgaatcaataaataaaataactaattagcTAATGAATCCGTTTGTAATGAACTAATTATGTTATATAGGGAAAAGGAACCAAAGTTGactacatgattgattcaaaataattgatgcagtTTTTTATAGTTAACGCTTTTATCCGATTAATGATCAGGATACAATAGTGAATGATTTCAATGGACACTTCTCTATCACGTGATGTAATTAGAACATTTAGGAATGTCGCAACGTTTCACTCTTGAATGCGATGTAAGTTTGAAAATGAAGATTCTATAATTAGTGTGATATAGTGTGATAGAAACCTGAACTTCAACTTCACAGTGTGAGAAAGTTTCTTCCGATACAATGATTGATTAGCATAACAAGATTAGAAAGAAAGTAtgtgtttttaaacaaactcaGAGGCAGCCACCGAAATGGCGTGAATGGGATCGCACCATAAGCTACATTTATCACACGACCATTAGTCTTGTTACCAGTTTGAAGCAACGACTAGAACTCTTTCTCTTTAACACCTTttgtacaccttttttttttttaaatttgagaaTCAGCCCTGACAGTAAACACAGAACAAAGGAAACAACATAACGTTTTATAcactttttatacacattttatCCTCCGATGCGTTTTATGTTTCTATTGCTATGCATGCCTAAATCTTTTGAGTCTGGTGGATATAGAGTCGTGCCGatgtttacaaataaaatgtgcGTGTGTGTCTATACGGTTGTAGTGTGAGAGTTGTATTGACCTGAGGGAGGAAACACAATCATTGGATCTTTATCTCGTTCTCAGCTGCAGtagtaaacaacaacaacaacaacaacatgtcCTCCATCATAGTGTTTGAGATCTATGTCAAGCAACTCAACGGAAGGAGTTGGTAAAAATGGCGGCATTTATATACAGtgagtttaataataatattaatatctatatataa is part of the Biomphalaria glabrata chromosome 10, xgBioGlab47.1, whole genome shotgun sequence genome and harbors:
- the LOC129928788 gene encoding uncharacterized protein LOC129928788 translates to MIQQILVLLAFYVQPLTSERTCTEVTCHLNQTLVRNSLNQGDITKACHLLNRTIVCQEEVIDQCQSNMKWKSLHLTSAQNSLLSRREEFQNNCHSEIMCADIGQCRIYMEKIAEAMEQDRVFEACGYLKANIQCLRLAVADCNREDSFDPVMLDNYTLTLKDSENKWQKDCDNVYIVQGSYVTGSHVYNMCTRTSWSWCLVFVSLLVAGTFLECSLTFDKFFLVLS